In Prunus dulcis chromosome 2, ALMONDv2, whole genome shotgun sequence, a single genomic region encodes these proteins:
- the LOC117619529 gene encoding uncharacterized protein LOC117619529 yields the protein MTDKPPEAAPPSSPPLKPLSLQDWESLIDDFQHGGARQHKWTSAHPIRLSLLDQALSSLARRDFPLKLHVITFLEEFCDPLFTTASSGTDIVSLRKVLHRLIETLRALIQTPPDGVHITFALKEQMMLSVTSIVVSLDDDDGVVPIATVEGLVELLLTVINRPNHGIDRQARALACECLRELEKSRPCLLSEIGGHLWSLSQNERTHAAQSYILLFTTVVHNIVVRNLGVSILNTTVPLVPFSAPQNGTGPGGLNHKELRRAMAFLLEWPHVLTPCAMVEFLALIMPIAAALDLQASMLKVQFFGMVYSSDPMLAHVVLTMYPRFWDAFDGQEGDIVSRLVLLSRESQHHLVFRLLAVHWLLGFGQLVLKREAKKVNTIVDMGSRFYPSVFDPLALKAMKLDLLAFCSVCADVLKSETVLIENGGVKDKLVVKLFEDGLVCVSAFKWLPPGSTETAVAFRTLHRFLIGASSHSDNDPSTTRSLMDSTTFSTIQGMLVDLMLECRRLVPVVVALTDRLLGCQKHRWLGERLLQTFDRHLLPKVKLDYNLVSFFPIFDRIAESDTIPPRGLLELLIKFMAFLVGKHGPYTGLRSWSQGSRVLGICRTLLMHHNSSRLFLRLSRLLAFTCLYFPDLEVRDNARIYLRILICVPGKKLRDMLNLGEQLGISPSSHSSFNVQAPRFSQSLKKSRNISSYVHFERVIPLLVKQSWSLSLSSLGVGSTEPGYLEGIRDIEPIIEDSEIGDGSNVEDSSNVQIIEEAPIIDRPQEPLRVTDSKISEILGTLRRHFSCIPDFRHMPGLKVRLSCSLRFESEPFSRIWGVDSPAGVSDELDALPALYATVLKFSSSAPYGPIASYHIPFLLGEPPRKTDVSGQTASLAIVPVENGSGEEESFRAPVAIELEPREPTPGLIDVSIETNAENGQIISGQLHSITVGIEDMFLKSIVPPDIQEDATPVYYLDLFTALWEACGTANTARETFQLKGGKGVTAISGTRSVKLLEVPASSLIQATERYLAPFVVSVIGEPLVNIVKDAGIIRNVIWKDAASDSSLDITSSGTDFDRGPLHLTYTDDEDERDSTVNIRKRNMGCFLILIFLPPRFHLLFQMEVSDVSTLVRIRTDHWPCLAYTDDYLEALFLA from the exons ATGACCGATAAGCCGCCAGAGGCAGCTCCACCGTCGTCGCCGCCGTTAAAGCCGCTCTCGCTCCAAGACTGGGAGTCACTGATTGACGACTTCCAGCACGGCGGCGCACGGCAACACAAATGGACCTCCGCGCACCCAATCCGCCTCTCCCTCCTCGACCAAGCCCTCTCCTCTCTCGCCAGGCGCGACTTTCCCCTCAAGCTCCACGTCATCACCTTCCTCGAAGAGTTCTGCGACCCGCTCTTCACCACCGCCAGCTCCGGAACCGACATCGTTTCGCTGCGCAAAGTCCTCCACCGTCTGATCGAAACCCTACGCGCCCTGATCCAGACCCCGCCCGATGGGGTCCACATCACCTTCGCGCTCAAGGAGCAAATGATGCTCTCCGTCACCTCCATCGTCGTCTCCCTCGATGACGATGACGGCGTCGTTCCAATCGCCACCGTCGAGGGCTTGGTGGAGCTTCTGTTAACGGTGATCAACCGTCCCAATCACGGCATCGACCGTCAGGCGCGTGCGCTCGCGTGTGAGTGCCTTCGCGAGTTGGAGAAATCTCGCCCCTGCTTGCTCTCCGAAATCGGCGGACATCTATGGAGTCTCTCCCAGAACGAGAGAACTCACGCTGCGCAGAGCTACATTCTCTTGTTCACCACCGTCGTTCACAACATCGTCGTTAGAAATCTCGGCGTTTCGATTCTCAATACGACGGTGCCTCTCGTGCCGTTTAGTGCTCCGCAGAATGGGACGGGTCCGGGCGGGTTGAATCACAAGGAGCTGAGGAGGGCGATGGCGTTTTTGCTAGAGTGGCCGCACGTGTTGACGCCGTGTGCGATGGTTGAGTTCTTGGCTTTGATAATGCCAATCGCGGCGGCATTGGATCTCCAAGCCTCCATGCTTAAGGTGCAATTTTTTGGGATGGTTTATTCGTCCGATCCTATGCTCGCCCATGTCGTTCTGACCATGTACCCGAGGTTCTGGGACGCGTTTGATGGGCAAGAAGGTGACATTGTGAGCAGGCTTGTGTTACTATCCAGAGAATCGCAGCACCACTTGGTTTTTCGATTGCTGGCAGTGCATTGGTTGTTGGGTTTTGGTCAGTTGGTGTTGAAAAGGGAGGCTAAGAAAGTGAATACCATTGTTGATATGGGTTCGAGATTCTATCCGAGTGTGTTCGACCCGCTTGCTTTGAAAGCGATGAAGCTTGACCTGCTTGCCTTTTGCTCGGTTTGTGCTGATGTCTTGAAATCGGAAACTGTTTTGATTGAGAATGGTGGGGTGAAGGATAAGTTGGTGGTGAAGCTGTTCGAAGATGGACTTGTTTGTGTATCAGCATTCAAATGGTTACCTCCGGGGAGCACTGAGACTGCAGTGGCATTTCGAACTTTGCATAGGTTCTTGATTGGGGCATCATCTCATTCAGACAATGATCCTTCCACCACTAGAAGTCTGATGGACTCCACCACTTTCAGTACCATACAG GGGATGCTGGTGGACCTGATGTTGGAGTGTCGGAGATTGGTTCCAGTGGTAGTTGCTTTGACTGATCGCTTGTTGGGTTGTCAAAAGCACCGTTGGTTGGGAGAGCGCCTGCTTCAGACATTTGATCGGCATTTGCttccaaaagtgaaattgGATTATAACTTGGTTTCCTTCTTTCCAATATTTGATAGAATTGCCGAAAGTGATACAATTCCTCCTCGAGGATTGCTAGAGCTTCTTATTAAGTTCATGGCCTTCCTTGTTGGCAAACATGGCCCATATACAGGACTGAGATCATGGTCTCAGGGAAGCAGAGTTCTTGGCATCTGTCGAACCTTGCTGATGCATCACAATAGCTCTCGATTGTTCCTTAGACTATCTCGTCTTTTGGCATTTACTTGCCTTTACTTTCCTGATTTGGAGGTTCGTGACAATGCAAG GATCTACCTTCGAATTTTGATCTGCGTGCCGGGAAAGAAGCTCAGGGACATGCTGAATCTTGGGGAACAACTCGGTATTTCACCATCTTCACATTCCAGTTTCAATGTCCAGGCTCCTCGCTTTTCTCAGAGTCTCAAGAAATCTAGGAATATCTCCTCATATGTCCATTTTGAGCGAGTAATCCCCCTACTAGTCAAACAGTCTTGGTCCTTGTCTTTATCATCTTTGGGTGTTGGAAGTACTGAACCTGGTTACCTTGAAGGCATCAGGGACATTGAACCCATAATAGAGGATAGTGAGATTGGTGACGGTAGTAATGTTGAGGACAGTAGTAATGTCCAAATTATTGAAGAAGCTCCTATAATTGATCGACCACAGGAACCATTGCGTGTGACGGATTCAAAGATTTCAGAGATATTAGGAACATTGAGGAGGCATTTTTCATGCATTCCTGATTTTAGACATATGCCAGGACTTAAGGTTAGACTATCTTGTAGTTTGAGGTTTGAATCTGAACCTTTCAGTCGAATATGGGGAGTTGATTCCCCTGCTGGTGTTTCAGATGAATTAGATGCCCTTCCTGCTTTATATGCAACCGTGCTAAAGTTTTCGTCCTCTGCACCATATGGGCCTATTGCATCGTATCATATACCTTTTCTTCTTGGTGAGCCTCCCAGAAAAACTGATGTGTCTGGTCAGACAGCCTCATTAGCTATTGTTCCTGTAGAAAATGGATCTGGAGAAGAGGAAAGCTTTAGAGCTCCAGTAGCAATTGAATTGGAACCACGAGAACCAACACCTGGTCTAATTGATGTTTCCATTGAAACAAATGCAGAAAATGGTCAGATAATCAGTGGTCAGCTTCACAGTATCACTGTAGGCATAGAGGATATGTTTCTCAAGTCTATTGTACCGCCTGACATCCAGGAAGATGCCACACCTGTTTATTACTTAGACTTGTTCACTGCTCTTTGGGAGGCATGTGGTACTGCCAACACTGCACGGGAGACCTTTCAATTGAAAGGAGGCAAAGGGGTTACAGCAATCAGTGGTACGCGATCAGTGAAGCTACTTGAAGTCCCTGCATCATCTTTGATTCAGGCTACTGAGCGCTACTTGGCACCCTTTGTGGTAAGTGTGATTGGTGAACCACTTGTTAATATTGTAAAGGATGCAGGAATCATTAGGAACGTCATCTGGAAGGATGCAGCCTCAGATTCTTCCCTTGATATTACTAGCTCAGGGACTGATTTTGATAGAGGCCCTCTTCATCTTACGTACACCGACGATGAAGATGAAAGGGACAGTACTGTCAATATCCGTAAAAGAAACATGGGTTGCTttcttattttgatatttcttCCACCGAGGTTCCATCTCCTCTTCCAAATGGAAGTGTCCGATGTTTCAACTTTAGTCCGAATTCGAACTGATCACTGGCCGTGCTTAGCTTATACTGATGATTATTTGGAAGCTTTATTTTTGGCATag